A stretch of Brassica rapa cultivar Chiifu-401-42 chromosome A08, CAAS_Brap_v3.01, whole genome shotgun sequence DNA encodes these proteins:
- the LOC103836234 gene encoding uncharacterized protein LOC103836234 isoform X1 has product MDPIASVVEKVKLFAKSSHDLVSSHFAFHEPPSPQSPIDILKRLQREAFSDITKLRDRQEKMERVISSKGGPFQETSTNVRGEVDVLGAMLMMGDAEEESLDGVRPGLLSRFVFETRLRERDKLVAELVAGVSGNQLSLAKVFYKAEISDWLSAVAVPVGARFRDIDAALVSSYQGMNLTEVSELGPPLLNQHNGSAIGLTVRKSNMAASLAQSITGLEGEQGLDTTNRCFRTFGQVNCHILRGVKLSLLGCHQISSPFNSLRYSAGAITVPVSFLRRGFATDPEPPSAPPLEMSRGVNHVSSSSSIALRFDSLMDECTRVGGWIEVQNSREKQVKWSVSITDKPEDEVGWGMSVGGIFVDGSRNHDQFQVESYLKFNIGHRFSLSPGLVYLTNSKERTVGLMLQSHWSL; this is encoded by the exons ATGGATCCAATCGCTTCCGTAGTGGAGAAAGTTAAGCTCTTTGCGAAATCGAGCCACGACTTAGTCTCCAGCCACTTCGCCTTCCACGAGCCTCCTTCACCCCAGAGCCCG ATTGATATCTTGAAGCGTTTGCAACGAGAAGCCTTCTCTGATATAACGAAGCTTAGAGACAGACAAGAGAAAATGGAGAGAGTTATTTCATCTAAAGGAGGTCCCTTTCAAGAGACTAGCACTAACGTGAGAGGTGAAGTTGATGTCCTTGGAGCAATGCTGATGATGGGAGACGCTGAGGAGGAGAGTTTGGATGGAGTGAGACCTGGGTTACTTTCTAGGTTCGTGTTTGAAACCAGGCTTAGGGAGAGGGATAAGCTTGTGGCTGAGCTCGTTGCTGGTGTTTCAGGGAACCAGCTGTCTTTGGCTAAAGTTTTCTACAAGGCAGAGATTAGTGATTGGTTATCTGCTGTTGCTGTTCCTGTTGGGGCGCGTTTTAGAGATATTGATGCTGCTCTTGTTTCTTCTTACCAG GGAATGAATCTTACAGAAGTTTCTGAACTTGGACCACCGCTTTTGAACCAACATAACGGTAGTGCCATAGGATTAACAGTCAGAAAGTCAAACATGGCAGCTTCACTAGCCCAATCCATAACAGGCCTTGAAGGTGAACAAGGTTTGGACACAACAAACCGTTGTTTCAGAACTTTTGGACAAGTAAACTGCCACATTTTGAGAGGTGTAAAACTATCTCTACTTGGCTGTCACCAGATTTCATCACCGTTCAACAGCCTCCGTTATTCTGCTGGAGCCATTACAGTCCCAGTAAGTTTCCTAAGGCGGGGTTTTGCTACGGATCCTGAACCACCATCAGCACCGCCTCTGGAGATGAGCAGAGGCGTGAATCATGTGTCCTCCTCTAGCTCCATTGCTTTGAGGTTCGACTCTCTAATGGACGAGTGTACAAGAGTTGGGGGATGGATTGAGGTTCAAAACTCAAGAGAGAAGCAAGTGAAATGGTCAGTTTCTATTACAGACAAACCAGAGGATGAAGTGGGCTGGGGCATGAGCGTTGGGGGAATCTTCGTCGACGGTTCAAGAAATCATGATCAGTTTCAAGTGGAATCTTATCTCAAATTCAATATAGGTCATCGGTTTAGCTTAAGTCCAGGTCTTGTCTATCTCACAAACAGTAAAGAAAGAACTGTAGGTCTTATGCTTCAGTCTCATTGGTCTCTGTAA
- the LOC103836234 gene encoding uncharacterized protein LOC103836234 isoform X2, whose protein sequence is MERVISSKGGPFQETSTNVRGEVDVLGAMLMMGDAEEESLDGVRPGLLSRFVFETRLRERDKLVAELVAGVSGNQLSLAKVFYKAEISDWLSAVAVPVGARFRDIDAALVSSYQGMNLTEVSELGPPLLNQHNGSAIGLTVRKSNMAASLAQSITGLEGEQGLDTTNRCFRTFGQVNCHILRGVKLSLLGCHQISSPFNSLRYSAGAITVPVSFLRRGFATDPEPPSAPPLEMSRGVNHVSSSSSIALRFDSLMDECTRVGGWIEVQNSREKQVKWSVSITDKPEDEVGWGMSVGGIFVDGSRNHDQFQVESYLKFNIGHRFSLSPGLVYLTNSKERTVGLMLQSHWSL, encoded by the exons ATGGAGAGAGTTATTTCATCTAAAGGAGGTCCCTTTCAAGAGACTAGCACTAACGTGAGAGGTGAAGTTGATGTCCTTGGAGCAATGCTGATGATGGGAGACGCTGAGGAGGAGAGTTTGGATGGAGTGAGACCTGGGTTACTTTCTAGGTTCGTGTTTGAAACCAGGCTTAGGGAGAGGGATAAGCTTGTGGCTGAGCTCGTTGCTGGTGTTTCAGGGAACCAGCTGTCTTTGGCTAAAGTTTTCTACAAGGCAGAGATTAGTGATTGGTTATCTGCTGTTGCTGTTCCTGTTGGGGCGCGTTTTAGAGATATTGATGCTGCTCTTGTTTCTTCTTACCAG GGAATGAATCTTACAGAAGTTTCTGAACTTGGACCACCGCTTTTGAACCAACATAACGGTAGTGCCATAGGATTAACAGTCAGAAAGTCAAACATGGCAGCTTCACTAGCCCAATCCATAACAGGCCTTGAAGGTGAACAAGGTTTGGACACAACAAACCGTTGTTTCAGAACTTTTGGACAAGTAAACTGCCACATTTTGAGAGGTGTAAAACTATCTCTACTTGGCTGTCACCAGATTTCATCACCGTTCAACAGCCTCCGTTATTCTGCTGGAGCCATTACAGTCCCAGTAAGTTTCCTAAGGCGGGGTTTTGCTACGGATCCTGAACCACCATCAGCACCGCCTCTGGAGATGAGCAGAGGCGTGAATCATGTGTCCTCCTCTAGCTCCATTGCTTTGAGGTTCGACTCTCTAATGGACGAGTGTACAAGAGTTGGGGGATGGATTGAGGTTCAAAACTCAAGAGAGAAGCAAGTGAAATGGTCAGTTTCTATTACAGACAAACCAGAGGATGAAGTGGGCTGGGGCATGAGCGTTGGGGGAATCTTCGTCGACGGTTCAAGAAATCATGATCAGTTTCAAGTGGAATCTTATCTCAAATTCAATATAGGTCATCGGTTTAGCTTAAGTCCAGGTCTTGTCTATCTCACAAACAGTAAAGAAAGAACTGTAGGTCTTATGCTTCAGTCTCATTGGTCTCTGTAA
- the LOC103836233 gene encoding MLO-like protein 2 isoform X1: MADKEYERTLEETSTWTVAVVCFVLILISLFIEHLIHKIGSWLKKKHKGNLYEALEKVKAELMLLGFISLLLTVAQTPISSLCIPKSIASSMRPCSAAEIAKKELDKKEADKQKSTGKLLLELAESYIPRRSLATKGYNECPKGKVPFVSAYGIHQLHIFIFVLAVVHVIYCIVTYALGKTKMGKWEQWEEETKTIEYQYSNDPGRFRFARDTTFGRRHLNAWSKTSVTLWTVCFFRQFVGSVTKVDYLTLRHGFITAQFAPGSGSEKMPYDFCNYIQRSLEKDFKTVVEISPVIWFVTVLFLLTNLDGLHSYLWLPLIPLIVVLIVGTKLQVIITKLGLRIQEKGDVVRGAPLVKPGDDLFWFDKPSFMLFLIHLVLFTNAFQLAFFAWSSYEFGISNCFHKEPQDITIRIVFGLFVQILCSYVTLPLYALVTQMGTTMKPTVFNGRVFKMLKKWHHKAQEETQHGRRSESNTPYASRPTTPTHGSSPIHLLHNYNDRSVESFPNPPSPNHHDHYQFYDPESQHKAAESSTHHSTAHGSASMELPPLRPANT; encoded by the exons ATGGCGGATAAGGAATATGAGAGGACTTTAGAGGAGACCTCTACGTGGACAGTCGCTGTGGTTTGCTTCGTCTTAATACTCATTTCGCTTTTTATCGAACACTTGATTCACAAAATTGGATCC TGGCTCAAAAAGAAGCACAAGGGGAATCTTTATGAAGCTCTTGAAAAAGTTAAAGCAG AGCTTATGCTGTTGGGATTCATATCACTACTCTTAACAGTCGCACAAACACCAATCTCAAGTTTATGCATTCCCAAGAGTATTGCATCATCAATGCGCCCTTGCAGCGCCGCAGAAATAGCTAAAAAGGAATTAGATAAAAAAGAAGCCGATAAACAAAAATCCACTGGAAAACTTCTCCTTGAGTTAGCTGAATCTTACATCCCTAGAAGAAGTTTAGCCACCAAAGGTTACAACGAATGCCCAAAG GGGAAAGTGCCTTTTGTATCTGCTTACGGAATCCACCAGCTGCACATATTCATTTTCGTGCTCGCGGTGGTTCATGTTATTTACTGCATTGTTACTTATGCTTTGGGAAAGACCAAG ATGGGGAAGTGGGAGCAGTGGGAGGAAGAGACAAAGACAATAGAATATCAATACTCTAACG ATCCTGGGAGGTTCAGGTTTGCGAGGGACACAACTTTCGGACGAAGACATCTCAATGCCTGGAGCAAGACGAGTGTTACGCTCTGGACTGTTTGTTTTTTCAGACAGTTCGTTGGATCTGTCACCAAAGTTGATTACTTAACTTTGCGGCATGGTTTTATCACG GCGCAATTTGCTCCTGGGAGCGGGAGCGAAAAAATGCCATATGATTTCTGCAACTATATTCAGAGATCATTAGAAAAAGACTTCAAAACTGTTGTCGAGATCAG CCCCGTCATCTGGTTTGTAACTGTGCTATTCCTCTTGACCAACTTAGATG GACTACATTCTTACCTCTGGTTACCACTCATTCCTCTGATT GTGGTTCTAATAGTTGGAACAAAGCTTCAAGTGATTATAACCAAATTGGGTCTAAGAATCCAAGAGAAAGGCGATGTGGTAAGAGGCGCCCCTCTGGTTAAGCCTGGTGATGATCTCTTCTGGTTTGACAAACCTAGCTTCATGCTTTTCCTGATCCATTTGGTTCTTTTCACG AATGCATTTCAACTTGCTTTCTTTGCATGGAGTTCG TATGAATTCGGTATCAGTAATTGTTTCCATAAAGAACCTCAAGATATTACCATTAGAATTGTCTTTGG ACTTTTCGTACAGATACTTTGCAGCTATGTGACTCTTCCACTCTATGCCCTTGTCACTCAG ATGGGTACTACGATGAAGCCAACAGTATTCAACGGAAGAGTATTCAAGATGCTAAAGAAGTGGCATCACAAAGCACAGGAGGAGACACAACACGGAAGACGCTCTGAATCAAACACCCCCTACGCTAGCCGTCCAACTACACCAACTCATGGCTCATCTCCCATCCATCTTCTTCACAATTACAACGACCGAAGCGTTGAAAGTTTTCCTAATCCTCCTTCTCCTAATCATCATGACCACTACCAGTTTTATGATCCTGAGTCCCAACACAAAGCAGCTGAATCTTCCACACATCATTCTACTGCACATGGAAGTGCATCCATGGAACTTCCTCCTCTACGACCAGCAAAcacttaa